CGGAACTTCGATATCCATGTCTGTTTTCACGGGTACCTGGCAAGACAGGCGACAACCTTCTTTGACTTCACGATTATTAAAGTGTGAACGTTCCGTAGGCAGAATGTCTCCGCCTCCTTCCAGAACCTTTACCTCACATTGAGCACAGGTTCCACCACCACCGCAGGCAGAGGAAACAAAGATCTGGTTTTCGGCGAGTGCTCCCAGCAACTTACCTCCTGCGGGAACTTCGATCTTTTTCTGTTCGTTAACAGTGATCGTCACATTACCAGAGGCAACCAGTTTCGACTTTGCAATCAGAATGATGGCGACCAGGGCTAATACAATGCCCGTGAACATCAATACGCCGAACAGAATTTCTATAATCATGATTAAACGTTGACCGCTCTAAAAAACCAGTAATATGTAAACGTCTTATAGTTGAATTCCGGAGAATGCCATAAAGGCCATCGCCATTAAACCAACGGTAATAAAGGTGATTCCCAGACCGCGTAAGCCAGGTGGAACATCACTGTATTTCATCTTTTCACGAACCCCCGCTAAAGCGACGATCGCCAGAGCCCAGCCGACTCCTGATCCGAAACCGAAGACACAACTTTCGGCAAAGTTATAATCGCGTTCGACCATGAACAGCGTTCCCCCAAGGATCGCACAGTTTACAGTAATCAGCGGGAGAAAAATCCCCAGAGAGTTATACAGTGCGGGGAAATATCGATCGAGTGTCATTTCCAGAATCTGAACCATCGCCGCAATCACGCCGATGTAACAGATCAATCCTACAAAGGTCAAATCGACATTCGGATAACCGGCCCAGGCCAGCGCCCCTTTTTTCAACAGGTGCTGATAAATAATGTTATTCACAGGAACGGTAATCGTCTGAATCACGACAACCGCAATCCCCAAGCCAAAGGCTGTTTTCACATTTTTAGAAACCGCCAGGAAGGTACACATTCCCAGGAAGAATGCCAGCGCCAGGTTTTCAACAAAGAGACATTTAATAAACAGGCTCAGATAATGTTCAAACATGTTATGCATCCTCCAGTTGATCGGTCTTCCACGATCTCAATGCCCAGATGGCAAATCCGATGATAAAAAATGCGCTGGGCGGCAATAGCATTAAGCCGTTTGCTTCATACCAACCACCATCACGACTTAGCTTCAAGAGTTGTACGCCAAACAGACTTCCTGATCCGAATAATTCGCGGAAGAACGCGACCAGCATCAGAATCGCACTATACCCCAGTCCGTTCCCAATCCCGTCAAGGAAACTGATTCCCGGTTCGTTTTTCATGGCGAAGCCTTCCGCCCGTCCCATCACAATACAGTTTGTGATGATCAGCCCCACAAATACGGAAAGCTGTTTACTGATTCCGAAGGCAAATGCTTTCAGAAACTGATCGACCAGAATCACCAGTGAGGCAATAATCGTCATTTGCACGATGATGCGGATACTGCTGGGAATCTGTAGTCGAATCGAAGCAACCGCGGCATTCGAGCAAGCGGTCACCAGTGTCACCGCGATACTCATCACAAGTGCGGTTTCCATCTTGGTGGTCACCGCCAGTGCCGAGCAAATCCCAAGAATCTGCAGAGCAATCGGATTGTTATTCAAAATCGGCCCGGTCAGGACCTCTTTTTGTCTTGAATTCATTATTTCTTTTCCCCCTTTTCTCGAATGCCTTCGAGATAAGGTCTAAACCCTAAATCACCCAGCCAGAAATCCAGTAGATGAGTGACGCCGCGTGATGTAATTGTTGCCCCCGAGAGGCCATCGACTTCATGGATCGCATTTGGAGATTCTGGATTCACCGATCCTTTGATGACTTCAATATCAGGTTCGAATTCTTTGTTGTAGACCTCTTTGCCTTCCCACTGTGCTTTCCACTTGGGATTATCGACTTCGCCACCCAAACCTGGAGTTTCACCCTGTTCGTAGAACGTCAAACCAGCAACTGTCGTTAAATCCGTTTCCAGTGCAATGAATCCCCACATGGTGGACCAAAGACCTTTTCCTCTGACCGGCAGAACATATTGGGTGAGTTTGCCGCTCTCGTCATTGATCAGATAGACCCACGAATAATTCTCGCGACGTCCGATCCCGGCAATGTCATCTTCAGGCTTGATCTCCATGCTCATTTTAGGATTGTCGATCGCTGCCTTCTGATCATATTGATCGGGTTCTGGGAACAGTTCTTTGTCGTCGGTGACGACCTTTCCCGTATTCAGATCGACAATGATGCCTTTCACCCGCTCTTCATAAATCTGTCTGACATCAGCAGACTCACCCGGTTTGATCAAACCGGCCACGGAGAGGATGTTTTTTTTACGCTCGTTCTCTTTATTCAGCTCCTGGCGACCGCGTAAACCGACGGCAGCCCCGGAGACGAGAATTGAGCAGGCCACACATAATGCAGCCGATACCATAAATGTGAATCCAATTGAATCACGCGACATTTCGCGCCAACCTTCTTTTAATGTTTGCTTGAACAACGTAGTAGTCAATCAGAGGCGCGAAGACATTCCCGAATAGAATGGCCAACATAATTCCCTCTGGATACGCCGGATTGATGACCCGAATCAGGATCGTCATTCCACCAATCAAAATCCCGTAAATCCATCGTCCTGTATCAGTCATTGCCGCAGAAACCGGATCGGTCGCCATGAAGACCAGACCGAAGGCCAGTCCCCCCACAACCAGATGCCATTGCGGTGGCATGGAGAACATGGCGTTAGTACTGCTGCCAGCCAACCACAGAAACATCGAGAAGCCCATGGAACCAGCGAGCACGCCAGCCATCACTCGCCAGGAACCGATGCCGGCAAAAATCAGAAAGACTGCGCCCAGCAGACAGGCAAAGGTGGATGTTTCTCCCATGGAACCTTGAATCTGTCCCATGTATGCCTGCATCCAGGAAATCCCCAGACCACCATCGGCGATCGGGTTGGTAATTGCTTTCATGCCGACTTCCGGATTAGCGGTCGCCAATTGACCAAGCGAAGTCGCACCGCTGAAGCCATCAACGGCAGTCCAGACAGTGTCTCCCACGATTTGAGCGGGGTAAGCAAAATAGAGAAAAGCACGTGCAGTCAAAGCGGGGTTTAGGAAGTTCTTTCCGGTTCCCCCGAATATTTCTTTTCCGACGACGACACCAAAACTGATTCCTAAAGCAACCTGCCAGAGTGGAATCGTAGGAGGCAATGTTAAAGGAAACAGCATCCCGGTGACCAGAAAGCCTTCGTTAATTTCATGCCGACGAATGATACAAAACAGAGCTTCCCACATCCCCCCAACGGCCATACACACAATATAAACCGGGAAGAAATAAAGGCCGCCGTGCACTAGATTGGAAAGCATACTGTTGGCATCAGGGGCGACACCCAAAGATGCCATCACAGAACCACGCCAGCCTGGCACCGATTCAACGCCCAGCGTGCTCATAGCCGCATTGGCCTGATAGCCGGTGTTGTAGAGTGCCATGAAGACACATGGAAGCAGGGCGACAATCACCATACTCATCATGCGTTTTAAATCGATGGAATCACGCACATGAGACGCTTCGTGTGTCACTTCACCCGGAGTATAGAGAAACGTATCTTGTGCTTCATAGAGCGGGTAAAGCTTCTCGAACTTCCCCCCTTTATCAAACATGGGGTGTAACTTATCAAGAAGATTTCGTAACGGCTTCATTTCGTGGTTTATCTTTCTTGTTTGATGACCCCCGAAACATAGTCAATCAGGCCACCACCGACTTTGACTATTTCTATCGATTGTCAACAAAACCAACCGGGTTTCACTGACAACAAGGGTTAACGACTTTCAACAATATATTTATAGGCTAACAATCACACACTTGCAGATGACTCTTATGCAAGCACCGGCCCTTCCCGGGCACGACTTGC
This window of the Gimesia fumaroli genome carries:
- the nqrE gene encoding NADH:ubiquinone reductase (Na(+)-transporting) subunit E gives rise to the protein MFEHYLSLFIKCLFVENLALAFFLGMCTFLAVSKNVKTAFGLGIAVVVIQTITVPVNNIIYQHLLKKGALAWAGYPNVDLTFVGLICYIGVIAAMVQILEMTLDRYFPALYNSLGIFLPLITVNCAILGGTLFMVERDYNFAESCVFGFGSGVGWALAIVALAGVREKMKYSDVPPGLRGLGITFITVGLMAMAFMAFSGIQL
- a CDS encoding NADH:ubiquinone reductase (Na(+)-transporting) subunit D: MNSRQKEVLTGPILNNNPIALQILGICSALAVTTKMETALVMSIAVTLVTACSNAAVASIRLQIPSSIRIIVQMTIIASLVILVDQFLKAFAFGISKQLSVFVGLIITNCIVMGRAEGFAMKNEPGISFLDGIGNGLGYSAILMLVAFFRELFGSGSLFGVQLLKLSRDGGWYEANGLMLLPPSAFFIIGFAIWALRSWKTDQLEDA
- a CDS encoding Na(+)-translocating NADH-quinone reductase subunit C, giving the protein MSRDSIGFTFMVSAALCVACSILVSGAAVGLRGRQELNKENERKKNILSVAGLIKPGESADVRQIYEERVKGIIVDLNTGKVVTDDKELFPEPDQYDQKAAIDNPKMSMEIKPEDDIAGIGRRENYSWVYLINDESGKLTQYVLPVRGKGLWSTMWGFIALETDLTTVAGLTFYEQGETPGLGGEVDNPKWKAQWEGKEVYNKEFEPDIEVIKGSVNPESPNAIHEVDGLSGATITSRGVTHLLDFWLGDLGFRPYLEGIREKGEKK
- a CDS encoding NADH:ubiquinone reductase (Na(+)-transporting) subunit B translates to MKPLRNLLDKLHPMFDKGGKFEKLYPLYEAQDTFLYTPGEVTHEASHVRDSIDLKRMMSMVIVALLPCVFMALYNTGYQANAAMSTLGVESVPGWRGSVMASLGVAPDANSMLSNLVHGGLYFFPVYIVCMAVGGMWEALFCIIRRHEINEGFLVTGMLFPLTLPPTIPLWQVALGISFGVVVGKEIFGGTGKNFLNPALTARAFLYFAYPAQIVGDTVWTAVDGFSGATSLGQLATANPEVGMKAITNPIADGGLGISWMQAYMGQIQGSMGETSTFACLLGAVFLIFAGIGSWRVMAGVLAGSMGFSMFLWLAGSSTNAMFSMPPQWHLVVGGLAFGLVFMATDPVSAAMTDTGRWIYGILIGGMTILIRVINPAYPEGIMLAILFGNVFAPLIDYYVVQANIKRRLARNVA